The following proteins come from a genomic window of Kocuria palustris:
- the dapD gene encoding 2,3,4,5-tetrahydropyridine-2,6-dicarboxylate N-succinyltransferase — protein sequence MTSETTASSTTTERHAAGIGLASVVAEGPRAGTILDVWYPAPVLGQEPDRSLDGDLRRSALPDADRNVTVEVVDRVIDLDAAPVDAADVYLRLHLLSHRLVQPHSINLDGVFGLLANVAWTDRGPVLAEELNLARLRMRSTGHVSVLSVDKFPRMVDYVVPSGVRIGDADRVRLGAHLAEGTTVMHEGFVNFNAGTLGSAMVEGRISAGVVVGDHTDIGGGASIMGTLSGGGKQRIRLGERVLLGANAGVGISLGDDCIVEAGLYLTAGTRVQVLEDSPQEARTVKALDLSGVSNLLFRRNSTSGAVEALPRGGRTVELNDALHKN from the coding sequence ATGACTTCCGAGACCACTGCCTCCAGCACCACCACCGAACGACACGCCGCCGGCATCGGCCTGGCCAGCGTCGTCGCCGAGGGCCCCCGCGCCGGGACGATCCTGGACGTCTGGTACCCGGCCCCCGTCCTGGGCCAGGAGCCCGACCGCTCGCTCGATGGCGACCTCCGCCGTTCCGCGCTGCCGGATGCCGATCGCAATGTCACGGTCGAGGTCGTGGACCGCGTGATCGACCTGGATGCCGCTCCGGTCGATGCCGCCGACGTCTACCTGCGCCTGCACCTGCTCTCCCACCGCCTGGTGCAGCCCCACTCGATCAACCTGGACGGCGTGTTCGGCCTGCTGGCCAACGTGGCCTGGACCGACCGTGGCCCCGTGCTGGCCGAGGAGCTGAACCTGGCCCGCCTGCGCATGCGCTCCACCGGTCACGTCAGCGTGCTATCCGTGGACAAGTTCCCGCGCATGGTCGACTACGTCGTGCCCTCCGGCGTGCGCATCGGCGACGCCGACCGCGTGCGCCTGGGCGCCCACCTGGCCGAGGGCACCACCGTCATGCATGAGGGCTTCGTGAACTTCAACGCCGGCACGCTCGGCTCCGCCATGGTCGAGGGCCGCATCTCCGCCGGCGTGGTCGTGGGGGATCACACCGACATCGGCGGCGGCGCCTCGATCATGGGCACGCTCTCCGGCGGCGGCAAGCAGCGCATCCGCCTGGGCGAGCGCGTGCTGCTCGGCGCCAATGCCGGCGTGGGCATCTCCCTGGGCGATGACTGCATCGTCGAGGCCGGCCTCTACCTCACCGCCGGAACGCGCGTGCAGGTGCTCGAGGACAGCCCGCAGGAGGCCCGCACCGTGAAGGCGCTCGACTTGTCCGGGGTGTCGAACCTGCTCTTCCGACGCAACTCCACCAGCGGCGCCGTCGAGGCCCTGCCGCGCGGGGGCCGCACGGTGGAGCTGAACGACGCCCTGCACAAGAACTGA
- the dapE gene encoding succinyl-diaminopimelate desuccinylase has protein sequence MSSSESPSTDRTPSGLDLRADPAELTAALIDVESVSDHETPLADLVENALRGLEHLSVHRDGDAIIARTELGRAERVVLAGHLDTVPLPTAAGSRGTVPSSWEDHDGDLTLYGRGATDMKGGVAVQLGLAAELTEPSRDITYVFYDHEEVDSAKSGLARLERSVPDLLQADFAVLLEPTDGTVEGGCNGTLRFVIAPQGLAAHSGRAWRGDNAIHKLADVLSVLADYEPATIEVEGLAYREGLNAIRISGGTAGNVIPDAASVEINYRFAPDKTLEQAQQHCRELFPGHELEFVDLSPAARPGLDRASAAAFVAAVGQEPKPKYGWTDVARFSAMGVPAVNFGPGDALLAHTDDEHVSAEAIRQCRRVLLSWLS, from the coding sequence ATGTCGAGCTCCGAATCGCCCTCCACCGACCGCACCCCCTCCGGCCTGGACCTGCGCGCCGATCCCGCCGAGCTGACGGCCGCGCTGATCGACGTCGAGTCCGTCTCCGATCACGAGACGCCGCTGGCGGACCTGGTCGAGAATGCCCTGCGCGGCCTGGAGCACCTGAGCGTGCATCGCGACGGCGATGCGATCATCGCCCGCACCGAGCTGGGCCGGGCCGAACGCGTCGTGTTGGCAGGTCACCTGGACACGGTGCCGCTGCCCACCGCCGCGGGTTCGCGCGGGACGGTGCCCTCGAGCTGGGAGGACCACGACGGCGATCTCACGCTCTACGGCCGCGGCGCCACCGACATGAAGGGCGGGGTGGCCGTGCAGCTCGGCCTGGCAGCCGAGCTCACGGAGCCGAGCCGGGACATCACCTACGTCTTCTACGACCACGAGGAGGTCGACTCGGCCAAGTCCGGGCTGGCCCGTCTGGAGCGCAGCGTCCCGGACCTGCTGCAGGCGGACTTCGCGGTGCTGCTCGAGCCCACCGACGGCACGGTCGAGGGCGGCTGCAACGGCACGCTGCGCTTCGTGATCGCCCCGCAGGGACTGGCCGCGCACTCGGGCCGGGCCTGGCGCGGGGACAACGCGATCCACAAGCTCGCCGACGTGCTGTCCGTGCTGGCCGACTACGAGCCGGCCACGATCGAGGTCGAGGGGCTGGCGTACCGGGAGGGGCTCAACGCGATCCGCATCAGCGGGGGCACCGCGGGCAATGTGATCCCGGACGCGGCCTCGGTCGAGATCAACTACCGCTTTGCCCCGGACAAGACCCTCGAGCAGGCCCAGCAGCACTGCCGGGAGCTGTTCCCGGGCCATGAGCTGGAGTTCGTGGACCTCTCCCCGGCGGCACGCCCCGGGCTGGACCGGGCGTCCGCGGCGGCTTTCGTGGCAGCCGTCGGGCAGGAGCCCAAGCCCAAATACGGCTGGACCGACGTGGCCCGCTTCTCGGCCATGGGCGTGCCGGCCGTGAACTTCGGCCCCGGAGACGCCCTGCTGGCCCACACGGACGACGAGCATGTCTCGGCCGAGGCGATCCGTCAGTGCCGCCGGGTCCTGCTGAGCTGGCTGTCCTAG
- a CDS encoding TIGR00730 family Rossman fold protein — MSHSDPRASDRRESAQDLPGEDQPVSSSAERPATRPSRFKGPIVLRGREAHRRTSDQRLLEQGGPQDFGHDDDFTRTDPWRIMRIQSEFVDGFDTLARLGPAVTVFGSARVPEGAADYDLAREVGRALGRAGYTVITGGGPGIMEAANRGAHDVEAPSVGLGIELPHEQSLNPYIDLGINFRYFFVRKTMFAKYSHGFIALPGGFGTLDELFECLTLVQTGKVTRFPVVLMGVAFWTPLLEWIRGSLVEQGMVSPDDPDLVRLTDSAEEAVRIMREAHDRFTREAEHRADLGGYDQAPFGDFDDDGRAGRW; from the coding sequence ATGAGTCACAGCGACCCCCGCGCCAGCGACCGCCGCGAGTCCGCACAGGACCTCCCGGGCGAGGACCAGCCCGTCTCCTCCTCGGCCGAGCGCCCCGCCACCAGACCCTCGCGCTTCAAGGGGCCCATCGTCCTGCGCGGCCGCGAGGCCCACCGTCGCACCTCGGATCAGCGGCTGCTGGAGCAGGGCGGACCCCAGGACTTCGGTCACGACGACGACTTCACCCGCACGGACCCCTGGCGGATCATGCGGATCCAGTCGGAGTTCGTCGACGGCTTCGACACCCTGGCCAGGCTGGGGCCGGCGGTGACCGTCTTCGGCTCGGCGCGCGTGCCCGAGGGCGCCGCCGACTACGACCTGGCCCGTGAGGTCGGCCGGGCGCTGGGCCGCGCCGGTTACACCGTGATCACCGGCGGCGGTCCCGGCATCATGGAGGCAGCCAACCGCGGCGCGCACGACGTCGAGGCCCCGTCCGTGGGCCTGGGGATCGAGCTGCCGCACGAGCAGAGCCTGAACCCCTACATCGACCTGGGCATCAACTTCCGGTACTTCTTCGTGCGCAAGACCATGTTCGCCAAGTACAGCCACGGCTTCATCGCCCTGCCCGGCGGCTTCGGGACCCTGGACGAGCTCTTCGAGTGCCTGACCCTGGTCCAGACCGGCAAGGTGACCCGCTTCCCGGTGGTGCTCATGGGCGTCGCGTTCTGGACACCGCTGCTCGAGTGGATCCGCGGCTCGCTCGTGGAACAGGGGATGGTCTCCCCGGATGATCCGGATCTGGTGCGCCTGACCGATTCTGCCGAGGAGGCGGTGCGGATCATGCGCGAGGCGCACGACCGCTTCACCCGCGAGGCAGAGCACCGCGCCGATCTGGGCGGCTACGACCAGGCGCCCTTCGGGGACTTCGACGACGACGGCCGAGCGGGTCGCTGGTGA
- a CDS encoding DUF3117 domain-containing protein, with protein MAAMKPRTGDGPMEVTKEGRSLIMRVPLEGGGRLVVELKADEAAELKGCLEGVTG; from the coding sequence ATGGCGGCTATGAAGCCCAGGACCGGTGATGGCCCTATGGAGGTCACCAAGGAGGGTCGCAGCCTCATCATGCGCGTGCCCCTGGAAGGCGGCGGTCGTCTCGTCGTCGAGCTCAAGGCCGATGAGGCCGCAGAGCTGAAGGGCTGCCTCGAAGGCGTCACCGGCTGA
- a CDS encoding O-methyltransferase produces the protein MSSGKATSWAYAEAYPQEDDVLLRARERSMALRLRPVTPAVAATLTVLAAAGQPRAAVEVGTGAGVSGAALLRGMPEDSVLTTIDTDIRALRAARETFREIGTQPRVRTISGRASLVLPRLSSASYDLVFLDAEPSNTLLYVDEAVRLLRRGGTLIVQDALDQDRVPDPVQRQDSTRVHREIHRMLREDERFVSAILTPGSGLFVAVRR, from the coding sequence ATGAGCAGCGGCAAGGCGACCAGCTGGGCCTACGCCGAGGCCTATCCGCAGGAGGACGACGTTCTGCTGCGGGCCCGCGAGCGCTCCATGGCCCTGCGACTGCGTCCGGTCACCCCCGCGGTGGCCGCCACGCTCACGGTCCTGGCCGCCGCCGGTCAGCCCCGGGCGGCCGTCGAGGTCGGCACGGGAGCCGGCGTCTCGGGTGCCGCGCTGCTGCGCGGCATGCCGGAGGATTCGGTGCTCACCACCATCGACACGGACATCCGGGCCCTGCGCGCGGCCCGCGAGACCTTCCGCGAGATCGGCACGCAGCCGCGCGTGCGCACCATCTCCGGGCGCGCCTCGCTCGTGCTGCCGCGGCTGAGCTCCGCGTCCTACGATCTGGTCTTCCTCGACGCGGAGCCGTCGAACACCCTGCTCTACGTGGACGAGGCCGTGCGCCTGCTGCGCCGCGGCGGCACCCTGATCGTCCAGGACGCCCTCGATCAGGACCGCGTGCCGGATCCCGTGCAGCGCCAGGACTCCACCCGCGTGCACCGCGAGATCCACCGCATGCTGCGCGAGGACGAGCGCTTCGTGTCCGCCATCCTCACTCCGGGATCCGGGCTGTTCGTGGCCGTGCGCCGCTGA
- a CDS encoding twin-arginine translocase TatA/TatE family subunit has translation MLGISGWEAIVLIVLILLVLGPERLPEYAENLRDLVKRARRYASGAKEDLRETLGPEIGDLDWRKLDPRQYDPRTIVRDALLEADQEDSAEKRKREREEREAARAERKRRREEEAAAAGEDLPAQAQPFMRLGDSQQAPFDPEAT, from the coding sequence GTGTTAGGCATCAGCGGCTGGGAAGCCATCGTCCTCATCGTCCTGATCCTGCTCGTCCTGGGTCCGGAGAGGCTTCCGGAGTACGCCGAGAACCTCCGAGACCTGGTCAAGCGGGCGCGCCGCTACGCAAGCGGCGCCAAGGAGGACCTGCGCGAGACCCTCGGCCCGGAGATCGGCGACCTCGACTGGCGCAAGCTCGACCCGCGCCAGTACGACCCTCGCACGATCGTGCGCGATGCCCTGCTGGAGGCCGATCAGGAGGACTCCGCCGAGAAGCGCAAGCGCGAGCGCGAGGAGCGCGAGGCCGCGCGCGCCGAGCGCAAGCGCCGGCGGGAGGAGGAGGCGGCGGCCGCCGGCGAGGACCTCCCGGCGCAGGCCCAGCCGTTCATGCGCTTGGGCGATTCCCAGCAGGCCCCGTTCGATCCCGAGGCCACCTGA
- a CDS encoding P-loop NTPase: protein MTEQDPIDPRLAAALSSVEDPELRRPLIDLGMLRAARLDPDGTAVVEVLLTISGCPLRSTIETDVAEAVRGVDGVHRTVVELDVMTPQQREELKDRLGHTRTIPFADPTSLTRVHSVTSGKGGVGKSTVTANLAAALAARGRSVGVVDADIHGFSIPGLFGITAGPTKVDEMILPPVVEVPDSAASEDGASRAADGHRRGSVRAISIGMFTDPANPVVWRGPLLDRAVEQFLADVHFGDLDHLLLDLPPGTGDVAIAVAQKLPGSGVLVVSTPQQAAAGIAERSGALAAMTDQTVSGVIENMSAMVMPDGSSFDLFGSGGGEQIADSLTRRMGYDVPLLGSIPLDIALRQAGDAGMPLVWSDPEAPASQVLRGVAARLDGPRGLEGRSLGITPR, encoded by the coding sequence ATGACTGAGCAGGACCCCATCGATCCCCGCCTGGCCGCGGCCCTGTCCTCCGTGGAGGACCCCGAGCTGCGCCGCCCGCTGATCGATCTGGGCATGCTGCGCGCAGCCCGGCTCGACCCGGACGGCACCGCGGTCGTCGAGGTCCTGCTCACGATCTCCGGCTGCCCGCTGCGCTCCACGATCGAGACCGACGTCGCGGAGGCCGTGCGCGGGGTCGACGGCGTGCATCGCACCGTGGTGGAGCTGGACGTCATGACCCCGCAGCAGCGCGAGGAGCTCAAGGACAGGCTCGGGCACACGCGCACCATCCCGTTCGCGGACCCGACGTCGCTGACCCGAGTGCACTCGGTGACCTCCGGCAAGGGCGGTGTCGGCAAGTCCACGGTGACCGCCAATCTGGCCGCGGCCCTGGCCGCGCGCGGACGCTCGGTGGGCGTCGTCGACGCCGATATCCACGGCTTCTCGATCCCGGGCCTGTTCGGCATCACCGCCGGGCCCACGAAGGTCGACGAGATGATCCTGCCGCCCGTCGTCGAGGTCCCTGACTCCGCCGCGTCGGAGGACGGAGCCTCCCGCGCCGCCGACGGGCACCGTCGCGGCAGCGTCCGGGCCATCTCGATCGGCATGTTCACGGATCCGGCGAACCCGGTGGTGTGGCGCGGACCGCTGCTGGACCGAGCGGTCGAGCAGTTCCTGGCCGACGTCCACTTCGGCGATCTGGACCACCTGCTGCTGGATCTGCCGCCCGGCACCGGCGACGTCGCGATCGCGGTGGCCCAGAAGCTGCCCGGCTCGGGGGTCCTGGTGGTCTCCACGCCGCAGCAGGCCGCAGCGGGTATCGCCGAGCGCTCCGGGGCCCTGGCGGCCATGACCGATCAGACGGTCTCCGGGGTCATCGAGAACATGTCCGCCATGGTCATGCCCGACGGCTCGTCCTTCGATCTCTTCGGCAGCGGCGGCGGCGAGCAGATCGCCGACTCCCTCACCCGCCGCATGGGCTACGACGTCCCCCTGCTGGGGTCGATCCCCCTGGACATCGCCCTGCGGCAGGCCGGCGACGCCGGAATGCCGCTCGTGTGGTCCGACCCGGAGGCACCGGCCTCCCAGGTCCTGCGCGGTGTGGCCGCACGTCTGGACGGCCCTCGCGGCCTGGAGGGACGCTCCCTGGGGATCACCCCGCGCTGA
- a CDS encoding DUF1003 domain-containing protein yields MTESRTERRTAGLDTPTGLRHGMWNRLRPNPDAFGQLTEGFARFMGTPQFLLWMSVFVFIWLGWNTFMPEDMQFDPRALNYTLLTLMLSLQASYAAPLLLLAQNRQDDRDKVVAERDRQRTQENLADTEYLTREIAALRMSMREVATRDYVRSELRDLFEELLEELNEPEGADDADPEPSSRKRKGRKKQRSGETVAARSAGLEQPSAQQHSAQQTSAVASAAEDPERPRSTGDHD; encoded by the coding sequence ATGACTGAGAGCCGCACCGAGCGCCGCACTGCCGGCCTGGACACCCCCACCGGCCTGCGCCACGGGATGTGGAACCGGCTGCGTCCCAACCCGGACGCCTTCGGCCAGCTCACGGAGGGCTTCGCCCGGTTCATGGGCACCCCGCAGTTCCTGCTGTGGATGTCCGTCTTCGTGTTCATCTGGCTGGGCTGGAACACGTTCATGCCCGAGGACATGCAGTTCGACCCGCGCGCGCTGAACTACACCTTGCTCACGCTCATGCTGTCCCTGCAGGCCTCCTATGCGGCCCCCCTGCTCCTGCTGGCCCAGAACCGCCAGGACGACCGCGACAAGGTCGTGGCCGAGCGCGACCGCCAGCGCACGCAGGAGAACCTGGCCGACACCGAGTACCTGACCCGCGAGATCGCCGCCCTGCGCATGTCCATGCGAGAGGTCGCCACCCGCGACTACGTCCGCTCCGAGCTGCGCGACCTGTTCGAGGAGCTGCTCGAGGAGCTGAACGAGCCTGAGGGCGCCGACGACGCAGACCCCGAGCCCTCCAGCCGCAAGCGCAAGGGCCGCAAGAAGCAGCGCTCCGGCGAGACCGTGGCCGCCCGCTCGGCCGGTCTCGAGCAACCGAGCGCCCAGCAGCACAGCGCCCAGCAGACGTCGGCCGTGGCGTCGGCGGCGGAGGATCCCGAGAGACCTCGGAGCACAGGTGACCATGACTGA
- a CDS encoding magnesium transporter MgtE N-terminal domain-containing protein: MSSSLEKIFIARLIGLDVFDPLGDRVGRVRDLVMIRRDSAGSAKQPVVVGLVVEVLGKRRVFLPMTRVTSMDSEQVLCTGLVNLRRFEQRGSEILVVGEMFDRTVTLRDGSGTATIIDVGMELARSGDWQVTQLFVRRAPVGGGIMRRRSGETLVIDWNEATDQEAVGHQPATQWVSSHEDDKPADLADELRELPRKRILEITTELRDDRLADVLQEMTEEDQVFVLTHLEVERAADVLEEMEPDDAADLLNELPDPDAESLLGLMQPEDADDVRRLLEYEEGTAGSMMTPVPIILAPETTVAEALAAIRQEEVSPAMAAAVFVCRPPLETPTGRYLGMVHMQELLRVPPPEPIGSLIDSAIDPVEDLSPISDVARELATYDLTIIPVINEHRRLVGAVTIDDVLDDLLPDDWRTWDDGTPVRKVGRRYD, translated from the coding sequence GTGAGCAGTTCACTCGAGAAGATCTTCATCGCGCGCCTCATCGGCCTGGACGTGTTCGACCCCCTGGGCGACCGCGTGGGGCGAGTGCGCGACCTCGTCATGATCAGGCGCGACAGCGCCGGTTCGGCCAAGCAGCCGGTGGTCGTGGGCCTGGTGGTGGAGGTCCTGGGCAAGCGCCGCGTGTTCCTGCCCATGACCCGGGTGACGTCCATGGACTCCGAGCAGGTCCTGTGCACCGGCCTGGTGAACCTGCGCCGCTTCGAGCAGCGCGGCTCCGAGATCCTGGTGGTCGGCGAGATGTTCGACCGCACCGTCACCCTGCGCGACGGCAGCGGCACCGCCACCATCATCGACGTCGGCATGGAGCTGGCCCGCTCTGGCGACTGGCAGGTCACGCAGCTGTTCGTGCGCCGCGCCCCCGTCGGCGGCGGCATCATGCGCCGTCGCAGCGGCGAGACGCTCGTCATCGACTGGAACGAGGCCACCGACCAGGAAGCCGTCGGCCATCAGCCGGCGACGCAGTGGGTGAGCTCGCACGAGGACGACAAGCCCGCGGACCTGGCCGACGAGCTGCGCGAGCTGCCCCGCAAGCGCATCCTGGAGATCACCACCGAGCTGCGCGACGACCGCCTGGCCGATGTCCTGCAGGAGATGACCGAGGAGGATCAGGTCTTCGTCCTGACCCACCTGGAGGTCGAGCGCGCCGCCGACGTCCTGGAGGAGATGGAGCCGGACGACGCCGCGGACCTGCTCAACGAGCTGCCGGACCCGGATGCCGAGTCGCTGCTGGGGCTGATGCAGCCCGAGGACGCCGACGACGTCCGCCGCCTGCTCGAGTACGAGGAGGGCACCGCCGGCTCGATGATGACCCCGGTGCCGATCATCCTGGCCCCGGAGACCACGGTGGCCGAGGCGCTGGCCGCGATCCGCCAGGAGGAGGTCTCCCCGGCCATGGCCGCGGCCGTGTTCGTGTGCCGTCCGCCGCTGGAGACGCCCACCGGGCGGTACCTGGGCATGGTGCACATGCAGGAGCTGCTGCGCGTGCCGCCGCCCGAGCCGATCGGCAGCCTGATCGACTCGGCGATCGATCCCGTGGAGGACCTCTCCCCCATCTCGGACGTGGCCCGCGAGCTGGCCACCTACGACCTGACGATCATTCCTGTGATTAACGAGCACCGCCGCCTGGTGGGAGCGGTCACGATCGACGATGTGCTCGATGACCTGCTGCCGGACGACTGGCGGACCTGGGACGACGGAACCCCAGTGAGGAAGGTGGGACGACGCTATGACTGA
- a CDS encoding general stress protein gives MSSSAQKARQISGAGLPEGRVIASFTKYADAQRAVDHLSDEELEVSALSIVGHDLATLEKVTGRLTYPRVALMAAGQGAFFGLFFGLILSLFGGGGPLAILLTVALGAAFWMLLGVVSYAAQRGRRDFTSMSTIVATRYDVLARPDVADQAERMLQGAGLQGRAPRAAAPASPAPGAAGPVGDLGAAPDGQPQEQSAPVSRPDETPDGRPLYGVRVSPQEQEAHRGHPEGQEQGQGPDQAAPGGDAQTDGPWSGGAPRS, from the coding sequence ATGAGCAGCTCAGCGCAGAAGGCACGTCAGATCTCCGGGGCAGGACTGCCGGAGGGCAGGGTGATCGCCTCTTTCACCAAGTACGCGGACGCGCAGCGGGCCGTGGACCACCTCTCGGACGAGGAGCTCGAGGTCTCGGCGCTGTCGATCGTCGGGCACGACCTCGCGACCCTGGAGAAGGTCACCGGCCGGCTGACGTATCCCCGCGTGGCCCTCATGGCCGCGGGTCAGGGCGCGTTCTTCGGCCTGTTCTTCGGGCTGATCCTCAGCCTGTTCGGGGGCGGCGGGCCCCTGGCCATCCTGTTGACCGTGGCCCTGGGCGCGGCGTTCTGGATGCTGCTCGGCGTGGTCTCCTACGCCGCCCAGCGCGGACGCCGCGACTTCACCTCCATGTCCACGATCGTGGCCACGCGCTACGACGTCCTGGCCCGACCGGATGTGGCCGATCAGGCCGAGCGCATGCTCCAGGGGGCCGGTCTGCAAGGCAGGGCCCCGCGCGCGGCGGCGCCCGCTTCGCCGGCTCCCGGAGCCGCCGGGCCGGTCGGCGATCTGGGCGCCGCCCCCGACGGGCAGCCGCAGGAGCAGTCGGCTCCGGTCTCGCGCCCCGATGAGACCCCGGACGGCCGCCCGCTCTACGGCGTGCGCGTCTCCCCGCAGGAGCAGGAGGCGCACCGGGGGCACCCCGAGGGCCAGGAGCAGGGCCAGGGCCCGGACCAGGCTGCCCCCGGTGGGGACGCCCAGACCGACGGCCCGTGGAGCGGCGGCGCGCCGCGCAGCTGA
- a CDS encoding aminopeptidase P family protein, whose product MTDQPSETTPAAAREASAGAPADTGAEPGSQPLSERVDNRTHSPESSAFAEFMASQWAPAAEKDLPREEVADHAAQRRLRISKEHTGQRLVIPAGAPKVRSNDTDYRFRPHSAFAHLTGLGVDHEPNAVLVLEPVEPGSGDDAGDHTAVLYFHPMAGRDTREFYADARNGQFWVGDRPTLREISTAYGLRTRDLSELEAALSKDVGADGVQLRLVRAQDAAVDGIVDSARQAGGVELEQAHLQDDQLVERLSELRLIKDEHEIAQLRESVDMTVRGFEDVVRALPHAIAKPRGERLVEGAFFARARAEGNDLGYDTIAASGDNATVLHWIRNTGEIRPQDMILLDAGVEAESLYTADITRTLPVTGEFSEIQRQIYQAVLDAADHAFTVAVPGNRFRDVHDAAMSVLAARLEEWGLLPVSAEVSLSERGQHHRRWMPHGTSHHLGLDVHDCAQARRELYQDAVIEPGMVFTIEPGLYFKAEDLAVPEQYRGIGVRIEDDVLITADGNENLSAALPRHPDDVESWMQGLFESSEASSTAH is encoded by the coding sequence ATGACGGATCAGCCCTCGGAGACCACCCCCGCAGCCGCCCGCGAGGCGAGCGCCGGCGCACCGGCAGACACCGGCGCAGAGCCCGGCTCGCAGCCGCTGTCCGAGCGAGTGGACAACAGGACCCACTCCCCCGAGTCCTCGGCCTTCGCCGAGTTCATGGCCTCGCAGTGGGCCCCGGCAGCGGAGAAGGACCTGCCGCGGGAGGAGGTCGCCGATCATGCCGCCCAGCGGCGGCTGCGGATCTCGAAGGAGCACACCGGTCAGCGCCTGGTGATCCCTGCGGGGGCGCCCAAGGTCCGCTCCAACGACACCGACTACCGCTTCCGCCCCCACTCGGCCTTCGCCCACCTCACCGGGCTGGGCGTGGACCACGAGCCGAACGCGGTGCTCGTGCTCGAGCCGGTCGAGCCGGGCAGCGGGGACGACGCCGGTGATCACACCGCGGTGCTGTATTTCCATCCCATGGCCGGGCGGGACACCCGCGAGTTCTACGCCGATGCCCGCAACGGTCAGTTCTGGGTGGGCGACCGGCCCACGCTGCGCGAGATCTCCACCGCCTACGGCCTGCGGACGCGGGATCTGTCGGAGCTGGAGGCCGCGCTGAGCAAGGACGTCGGGGCGGACGGCGTCCAGCTCCGTCTGGTCCGCGCGCAGGACGCGGCCGTGGACGGCATCGTCGACTCGGCCCGGCAGGCGGGCGGCGTGGAGCTGGAGCAGGCTCACCTGCAGGACGACCAGCTCGTGGAGCGGCTCTCCGAGCTGCGGCTGATCAAGGACGAGCACGAGATCGCGCAGCTGCGCGAGTCGGTGGACATGACCGTCCGGGGCTTCGAGGACGTCGTGCGGGCCCTGCCCCACGCCATCGCCAAGCCGCGCGGCGAGCGGCTTGTGGAGGGGGCGTTCTTCGCCCGCGCCCGAGCTGAGGGCAACGACCTCGGCTACGACACCATCGCGGCCTCCGGGGACAACGCGACCGTGCTGCACTGGATCCGCAACACGGGAGAGATCCGCCCGCAGGACATGATCCTGCTGGATGCCGGTGTGGAGGCCGAGTCGCTCTACACGGCGGACATCACCCGCACCCTGCCGGTCACCGGCGAGTTCTCCGAGATCCAGCGCCAGATCTACCAGGCCGTGCTCGATGCCGCCGATCACGCGTTCACGGTCGCGGTGCCCGGCAACCGGTTCCGCGACGTCCACGACGCCGCCATGTCGGTGCTGGCCGCCCGGCTGGAGGAATGGGGCCTGCTCCCGGTCTCCGCCGAGGTCTCGCTCTCGGAGCGCGGCCAGCACCATCGCCGGTGGATGCCGCACGGGACCAGCCACCACCTGGGCCTGGACGTCCACGACTGCGCCCAGGCGCGCCGCGAGCTCTACCAGGACGCGGTGATCGAGCCGGGCATGGTCTTCACGATCGAGCCGGGCCTGTACTTCAAGGCCGAGGACCTGGCCGTCCCGGAGCAGTACCGGGGCATCGGCGTGCGGATCGAGGACGACGTCCTGATCACCGCCGACGGCAATGAGAACCTCTCGGCCGCTCTGCCGCGTCATCCGGACGATGTCGAGTCCTGGATGCAGGGCCTGTTCGAGTCCTCCGAGGCGTCCTCGACCGCGCACTGA